From a single Eriocheir sinensis breed Jianghai 21 unplaced genomic scaffold, ASM2467909v1 Scaffold342, whole genome shotgun sequence genomic region:
- the LOC126991800 gene encoding uncharacterized protein LOC126991800 isoform X2, with protein sequence MAAARAPAASLRFVSLINFFLVVLSHPGQSHLPLSAANAAMGALSYEELTTSLVVNQLAIVQMMQNVSDASCAVAEMGRQEARRADEAEEQVAKLEALQQAVETVEAGHERRLQEVLEAITNQISTTAQDTLASMAELREEIRLEMNRSLGAREPEQEATPTEAIPASLATIVHNDTQPSLCSGAKFLVGLMGSLEVVENGSYPSNIACSWNITLPVKAPLSLTWEYIDIEPQSSCSFDWVKVNDLSNGGASVFGPGLCGSLSSPILKALSVVLPPTKNILVSFRSDGSGEGRGFKLNYQVQTKGR encoded by the exons ATGGCAGCAGCAAGAGCTCCAGCGGCATCTCTCCGCTTTGTGTCCCTCATCAACTTCTTCCTGGTCGTCCTCAGCCACCCGGGACAGTCACACTTGCCGCTGAGTGCAGCAAATGCTGCTATGGGTGCTCTGAGCTACGAGGAGTTGACAACCTCCCTCGTGGTCAACCAGCTGGCCATtgtgcagatgatgcaaaatgtttcggacgcctCTTGCG CTGTTGCAGAGATGGGGAGACAGGAGGCGAGGCGGGCggacgaggcggaggagcaggTGGCGAAACTGGAGGCGTTGCAGCAGGCGGTGGAGACGGTGGAGGCAGGACATGAGCGTCGCCTACAGGAGGTTCTGGAGGCCATCACCAACCAGATCAGCACCACCGCCCAGGACACGCTTGCCA GTATGGCTGAGCTACGGGAGGAGATTCGGCTCGAGATGAACAGGTCCCTTGGGGCGCGCGAACCGGAGCAAGAAGCCACACCCACCGAGGCCATACCTGCTTCCCTTG CTACCATTGTCCACAACGACACTCAGCCTTCCTTATGCAGTGGAGCCAAAT TTCTGGTGGGATTGATGGGATCCCTTGAGGTGGTTGAGAATGGCAGTTATCCAAGTAATATAGCCTGCTCCTGGAACATTACCCTTCCCGTCAAAGCTCCTCTGAGCCTCACGTGGGAGTACATCGACATAGAGCCACAGTCGTCCTGCAGCTTTGACTGGGTGAAGGTGAACGATCTTAGCAACGGCGGCGCCTCCGTGTTCGG GCCTGGGCTATGCGGCAGTTTGTCCTCCCCGATACTCAAGGCGCTGAGTGTGGTGCTGCCCCCCACCAAGAACATCCTCGTTTCCTTCCGCTCCGACGGCTCCGGTGAGGGGAGAGGATTCAAGCTGAACTACCAAGTGCAGACTAAGGGACGCTAA